The DNA region ACATCCTCGGGCCGCAGCAGCATCAAGTCTCCCGGCTGCTGCACGTAGCGCTGGCCGCCCACGATCATTTCCTGGCGCCCCTCCAGCAGCAAATTTACTTCAAACAGCGGATGGCTGTGCCGCGGGTAGGACCATTCGTTCGTTACCGTCCGCATATGCGCGGCAAACAAACGGAACGTCGAATCCATATCGGGCAGCATAAACTCGGCCACCTGATGCTCTCCGGACATATTCATACACCGACTCTCCTTTTACCGTCAATTTCTTTTTTCTGATTGATTTGGGTAAATTGATTGGCGGTTTGGACATAGGAGGCTCCAATACCCCTTGATATAATCAAACTAACATACCATTTACCGAAATAACAGGAGGTAATCAAGTTGGGTAAAAATATTTTTTTCAACGCGCATCACTCGCCGGTCGGCGCTTTCGCCAGCTTCACGCTCGGGTATCCCGGCAAAAGCGGCGGGTTTGATCTGGAGCTTGGCAGCCCGCCCAACCAGAATATATACATCGGATTGCAGGAAGACGGCCAGAACCGCTACCGGGCCTTGCCGTTTTTCGGGGAAGGCCAGGACGAACGCGACCGTTACACGACGGAGGATAGCGGAGATGAGGGTGAACTTCAGCATTCCGTGCAAAAAAATGACAGCGGTATCATCGCTGCGTTTGCGCGCGGGGAGATCACCCGCAAGTTTGGCGTGGCGACCGACGAGTGGCAGGCCGGCGATCTGACGTTCCGCCTGTACTCCCCGTTCGGGCCGGTGCCCGATCCGGCAGCCGCCGCGGAGGAGGAGCTCCGCTTCGCCCTTTGCCCAGCGGTGCTGGCGGAAATTACGGTCGACAACACCCGCGGCAAGTCGGCGCGCAAAGCGTTTTTCGGCTTCCAGAACACCGACCCGTACACTTCGGTCCGCCGCCTGGAAGACACGACCGAAGGGCGGATTTGCGGCGTCGGCCAAGGCCGGAACACGGCGATTGCCTCAAACGATCCGCGGGTGGCGAGCGCCGGATTTTTCACGATGGAAGCGATTCTGCAGCCGAAGGTGCCGGAAAACCTGCGGTTCGGGCTCGGTCCGGTGGGCGCGCTGTTGATGGATACCCCGGCCGGCGAAAAAGCCACTTACCGCTTTGCGCTTTGCTTCTACCGCGGCGGTTACGTTACTACCGGGATGGACACGTCCTACTATTACACACGGTTTTTCGGCAATATCGAGGAAGTGGCCGCTTACGCGCTGGAGCAGTTCGACCGCAAGCTCGCAGCCGCGCGCCAAGCCGAAGAACTGGTGAACGCTCCGCATCTGAACGAGGATCAGCGGTTTATGCTGGCGCACGCCATTCGCAGCTACTACGGGTCCAGCGAGCTGCTTGACCACGAGGGACGGCCGCTTTGGATCGTCAACGAAGGCGAATACCGGATGATGAACACGTTTGATCTGACGGTTGACCAGCTGTTTTTTGAGCTGAAAATGAACCCGTGGACGGTCAAAAACGAGCTCGACCTGTTCACCCGCCGCTACAGCTACGAGGATACGGTCCGCCTTCCGGGCGATGATACCGTGTATCCCGGGGGCATCAGCTTCACGCATGATATGGGCGTGGCCAATTCGTTCTCCCGGCCCGGCTACTCCGCTTATGAGCTGCATGCGATCGACGACTGCTTCTCGCACATGACGCATGAGCAGCTTGTCAACTGGGTGCTGTGCGCTTCCGTTTATGTGAGTCAGACGGGGGACAACGAGTGGCTGAGCCGCAACCTCGGCGTGCTTGAGCAATGTCTGGATAGCATGGTAAACCGCGACCAACCGGACCCGGCCAAGCGGACCGGCATCATGGGCCTGGACAGCTCGCGGACGATGGGCGGCGCGGAGATTACCACGTACGACAGCCTGGACGTGTCGCTCGGTCAGGCGCGCAACAACATTTATTTGGCCGGCAAAAGCTGGGCCGCCTACGTGGCGATGGAGAAGCTGCTGCGGGATAACGGCCGCGAAGAGCAGGCGGCGCTGGCCGGCCGGCAGGCCGAGCTGTGCGCGCGGACGATCGTGGCTCACATGCAGCCGGGCGGCTACATTCCCGCCGTGATTCAGGAGAACAACGACTCGAAAATCATTCCGGCGATCGAAGGCTTGATTTTCCCGCTGTATACGGGATGCGGGGAGGCGCTGGACAGAGGCGGCCGGTTCGGCGAGTACATCGCGGCGCTGGCGGAGCATTTGCGCGCGGTGCTGAAGCCCGGCGTCTGCCTGTTCGAAGACGGCGGCTGGAAGCTGTCCTCGACGAGCAACAATTCCTGGCTCAGCAAAATCTACCTGTGCCAGTTCATCGCCCGCCGCATTCTTGGCCTGCCGTGGGATGAGCAGGGCCGGGCCGCCGACGCGGCGCACGCCGCCTGGCTCACCTCCGAGCAGAACGCCTACTGGAGCTGGAGCGACCAGATGATGGCCGGCGTCATTTGCGGCAGCCGCTACTACCCGCGCGGCGTAACCGCCATTTTGTGGCTGGACGAGAAATAGAACAAATCTGCGGGGTGCCGCGCAGTGAGGTAAACCGCCGGCCGGAGGCCTCCCCTCCGGAGATCCTTTGCTTGGGATGTGGAGAAGGCGCACTGCCTGCGTTTTTGTAGGTGGCCAGGGGAATAGCGGTAAATAATGTCCCTATTTTCAGCAAAAAAGGTAAATTGACTAAAATAGAGGAGTTTTTTACCGCTAATTTGGGAATAAGTGGACAAAGAGGGGCTTTTCCCATGCTTGTTACCCAGATAAGGCCCAAAAGTTCCGCTATTTCATGCAGAAGCGGAACTTTTTAAAAATAACGCCATAAATTACCGCTATTCCGGCAACAGAGGCAATGGCTGGCCCCTATCCTCGCCTCCCCGCACCTAAAGCAAGGGTTTCTCAAAAAAACGGGGTTGTCCCTAAGGTCATGTATATGACCTTTTGGGCAGCCCCGTACTATATCGCGTTTTTTATGATGAAATCTGTACATGCAGCCTAACGAATGCGCTGTTCATCCACTTCATTTAATTCCAGAACGTTACCCCAATATCTTATAATATCGAAGCTGAAGGGGCCGGGATATTGCCGGTAGTTCGGAATGGAGAGAAATGTTCCTTCCCCGGCATCATATTGCTGAGTGAAGGGATGACGCTCGCCGTCGGCATCCGCAAACGTATCCTTCAGTTCGAAATACCCTCCTTTAACCTCTTTTTGGGGCCCGTATTGCAGACGCAAACGCAATTCCTCGTCCGTACTTTCCTCCGGAATCCGCTCCAGTGAGATCTGGGAATCGGGAGAGTGAACCAGCTTGCCTTCCTCGGGATCAACGGTAATCTGCACTTCGTGATCGGGCTGGAAGCTCGCATAATAAAATTTTAGCCATAATTCCCTATGCTCCGAGTAGAAGCTGCTGGTCAGGTAAATCGTTCCCCCTTCAGGCGTCAGCAGGGTTCGATCATACCTTAATGTTGTATCAAAATCCATGCGCTCCTTTGCCTGCTTTTTCAGTGAGGCAAGCTCCAGCACGGCTTCGATCTTTTCCAGCTTTTGGCCGGTGCTGCTCTTGAAATCGAAAACAAGGTCCGTCCTCAGGGGGCTCTGAATCAGTTTGGTAAAGGTGATCTGCTGTCCGCTCTGCGTTATCTCCACGTGGATCGGCCGCTCCTCAATATCCGCGGCGTGAGCGCCATTTTGAATCGTAACGGGTACGACCAGGTTTTCTGTTCTCTCTACACTAACATTGCTGCTTTGGCGTTCATTGCTGCCTTGCCGTTGAAACTGAGACCAGGTCGTTTTGATCTGGAAGCTTTCCGGAATTTGTCCGGCCGTTTCAAAATCAAATACCATAACCCCCTTGGTCAGCGGCTGATTTTTAGGCAACTGGGCGTAGGTGTCCCAAGTGAACGAACCATTCAGCGGCCGGCCCTGACGATCCAGCAACTGCGGAGGCTGGTTATAGCTCAGGCGTAATGGAAGATCCTCATTCTGGTTCTCTGTGGTATAAAACATAATGATTCGCCTGCTGTCCGCCACGATTCCATCAACCGTCATTTTATAACCTTTAGCGACGATAGATTGATTCAGCTCATGATACAGACCGTGATCGGCAGCTTGTTTGAGCATGTTGAGAAGTGAAGGATTATCCAATTGGCTGTTCGCATCGAAAATGTTCTCCACATAGGAGGGAATCCGCGCATTGATCGGTGCCTTTTCTGCCGCTGGGACCCGGTATATCCGGTTTAGCTTATAGCTGCCTACTGCGCCGGCTCCGATGACCAACAAGATAGACAGGACCGCAGCGGCAACGCGAAGCCGCTTCATCGTCCGCAATCGGGACAACGGACGCATCCGTTCACGAGCAGCCCGCTCTATGCCCTGCCGCAGCGCCTCGTCTAACTTCTCGTCCGTTACTCTTCCGGCAGCCTGACGTACTTCCTGCCAGCTTTTTTCCATTATCCAGTCCTCATGATTGGCCATGTTGAAGTTCACCTCCATGTTCGTCTCCGTAATTTATTTTGCCGCGCAATTGCTTGAGTCCCTGGTGCAGCCACGTCTTGATGGTCCCCTCCGCCTTCCCGAGTATTTGGGCGATCTCCGGAACGGTCATATCATTGTAGTACCTGAGTATAATTGCATTTCTGTACTTGGGCTTTAGGCGGCTTAGCGCCTTTTCCATGTCGAGCTTTGCAACACTTATCATCTCGGGGGTGTATGTAACGGAGCGCTCCAAAATGATCTTTTTCCGGCGTTTTTGCCGTCTTAGTTCTTCTATGCAGCAATGGATGACGATTCGGATCAACCAAGGCAGCATTGCGCCGGGATCTTTTAATGTGTGGCATTTCGACCACCCCCTATATGCTGCTTCCTGCAGCATATCCAGCGCGTCGGCCTCGTTGTGCATATAGCTGTATGCAACACCGTAGAGCTTTCGCTTGTGCCTGGACACGAAGTTGAAGAAGGCTTCTTCATCTCCCGTGCAAACAGCCACGGCCAGCTTTTCCTCTTTCATGATGCCCTCCCTGTTCATAAGCTTCTTTCTTCAGTTGAATGCTGCTGATCTGTCTTGAACTCTCACTTTATAGACGGAAAGTTAACCTCCAAGCGTTTTATTTTTTTATGGGCATGAAAAAAGATCGCCGCGTTATCCTGACCAAGAAAGCAGGGTAACCGGCGATCTTTCTTTTAAAACGGGATGTTTGTATTGAACCGATAACCAAGCTGACCGGATAACTTGGCCAGAAATTCGGCATCAGTTTTGGCTGCCTCTCTGTAGGAAAAAATAGACTTCTGTTCTTCATAGCGCCCTCAATCGGGCTCGAATCTCCGACAACAGCCGGTTCTTCTCTTCCGGGGGAATCGAATCCGCGAGTCTGGCGGCGGCGACCGGCAAGGTCCATCCGTCGATTTCATGATAGCTCACATTCGAATGCTTTAAGTAGCGCTTTAAATATCCTTTTCGGCTTCGCTGATTCGCTGCCTTAGGAAATTTACGATGATGGATACGATTTTGGGAGTTCCCTCGGGCATCGTTCCGTAAGTCAAAAAAAGCAGGGATCTTGCAATATCCCCCGATGGATTGCCAGCCATTCCGGTCATCCAATCGATGATCCAATAATCCGTAGCCACCAGATCATCTCCTATAAAGATGGTACGTCTCGAAATGACAATATCTCATTGGAAATATCCAATGGCTTTGCCGCGGATGGGCTCCTTTCGCGAATTTTAGCTGATTCTATTGGAAATATCCAATCAAGCTTGCGAAACTGGGAGCAGAAACAAAAAAGACCTCCGCAACGGAGGTCGCCAAAATCAAAGTTAGTTAACACACAGGTTAAACGATCTTCCCTGTTAAGCGCCAGCTTTACCCACTTTGCCCGCGTTGCCCGCTTTCGTCTCCGCGGCGGGCGAGCCGCCCTGGCGTGAGATGATGAACAGCGCCGCCCAGATCAGCACGAAGCCGCACACTTGGGCCGCCGTAATCATCTGCTGGAACGCCACCCAGTTGACGAGCACCCCGACCATCGGGAAGCTCAGCTCGGCCAGCGTGGCTACCGACGCCTTCGTGGTCGTCAGTCCTTTGTAGTAGACGAGCAGGCTCAGGAGACCCGGCAGCAGCGCTTGTCCAAGCATATTCAGCGAAACGGCGGCGATTTGCCAGCCTCCGGCCGGCAGGTTCCAGCCCGCCCCTTCGTTCCAGGCGATAGCCAGCAGCAGCGGCAGCGCCAAAATAAACCGCAGCGACGTCACCGTCTCATACTTCATCTTCCCGACCATCAGCCGCCCCATCACGGTGGAACCGCCCCAAAGCGCGGCCGCTCCCAGCGAAAGCAGGCTGCCGATTTGCACGAAATCGCTCCAGTGCCCGATCGGAACCGTAAATCCGAAAGTAAGCAGGTACGTTCCGGCCAAAGCGACCGTCAGCAATCCGAAAAAGTGGCGCGGCAGCTTCTCCTTCAATAGCAGGCCGGCGAGCAGGATGGCGAACAGCGGCTGCATTTTTTGCAGCAGCAGCACGGCGTTCAAATCGCCGCTGGAGAGCGCCATCGTGAACAGGATGGTGGCGATCGCCGACCCGCCCCAGGAAATGAAGAGCAGCGCGCCGGCGTGGCGCCAGCCCAGCCCTTTCAGTTCGGAGCGGTTTTTCCATAACACCGGAACGGCCACCAAAGCGATGATGATGTGTTCAATCAGAACGATTTGCGCCGACGTCAGCGACTTCAGCAAAATGACCCGAAACAGCGGGTCGACGCCCCAAAGGGCGGCTCCCAAAACAACGAGCCAAAACCCGGTTTTCGCCGTACCTTTCGCGGCCGCGCTCCCGGCCAAGGCTGCCGCTTTCCCTGACGCGCCGCCTGGCGCTGCGGCCCCTCCCGCCAGCGTGCCGGCGCTGCGTCCGGCCTGCAAACCGGTCTTGCCGGTTCCCGCTCCTACTCCGTTTACTCTGCTGCTTGCGCTTGCATTTTTCATAATGATGTCCCCTTCTTGAATATGGGGTCTACGTAGAAAACCCCCGCAATCCTTCCTACAAAAGGGGTTGCGGGGGCGACCAAATAAGCCTGGCCGAAGCAAAAAAAGCTCCGTTCAAACTTGCTTGTTTGATCTTCTCCCATCCGGACTATACCGTCGGCCTTGGAATCGCACCAAGTCAGTCGCCAACCGCGGACAACACGCGGTAAACGAGTCGCGGGCTTAAGCCCCTCTCTTCCCATGGAACAGAGGAACCTCACCGCCGGTCAGGAATTTCACCTTACCCCGAAGATCCATATTCATTTAAATTTTTTTAAAAATGTTGGGTTGGTTTCAGCATAACGCATCCACCCCAATATCACTGTAGCAAAAATCACATGAAAATTATATTTGAAAATTCTTGAAAATTCAAGACCTCCCGACATTGGCATTACCCGCCCAACGTTAATTACCTGAATTACACCCGCTTCGCCACGTCGAAGTTGTTTTCGATAAGCAGCCAGTTTTGCGGGAAGCTGGTATCGGCGATGCTGTATATGGTCTGATTCCGCTGAACAACATGGATCTGCATCGTCTTCCCCCCTTCTCAAACAATTCGCTATCACTATCTTATGAAGAGGGAAGTTTGGCTTATGCCGCTTGCCGCCGGCAGCCCGCCGATGCGCCAGCCTCTGTGCTCGACCTCTGTCATGCAGTGCAACACAGCACGCCTGAGGCTAGGCTGGCTAGGTCCCCTTTGATGCCAGGTCCCTTTGGATGCCAAGTCCCTTTGGATGTCAGGTCCCGTTTTTAGAACGCCGGCAGCGCGATCTCGTCGTATTTTTGTTCCAGGAACTGTTTCACTTCCGGGCTGGAAATCGCTTTGGCCAGCTTTTGGACCGGCTCCGAATCCTTGTTGTCCTCGCGGGCGACAAGCGTAATGGCAAACGCGGAATCGACGGTTTCCGTCAGCAGCGCGTCCTTCTTCGGCGTCAGTCCGAGCGGGCTGGCATACGCCGGCGTCATCAGCACCAGGTCGGCGTCATCGAGCATCCGGGCCAGCATCAGCAAATCGACTTCTTCGAATTTGTAATTATGGCTGTTTTCCACGATGTCCGCCTGGGTGGCTTCCAGCCCCGCGCCTTCCTTCAGCTTGATGACCCCCGCCTTATCCAGCATCATCAGCGACCTAGCGATGTTGGAAGGATCGTTGGCGATGGCGATCGTCGCCCCGTCCGGCAGTTCCTCCATCGATTTGTACTTTTTGGAATATGCGCCGTACACCGCGTGATATACCGGCTGAACCGCCGCTAGATGGGCGTTTTTGCTTTCATTGTACTGCTCCATGTAAGGAACGTGCTGGAAAAAATTCGCATCGACTTCCTTGTTGGCCAAAGCATCGTTTGGCTGCACATTGTCGGACAATACGACCAGTTCCAGGTCGATGCCCTCCTCTTTAAGCTGCGGCTTGATCAGTTCAAGAATTTCCGTCATCGGCGGAATCAAGGTGGCTACCTTCAAAGTCGTCGTTGTTGTTTCTGCGGGCGCTGCCGCCGGAGACGCTCCGTTCGTACCCGCTTCATTTCCGGCGCCTTTCGCCGCCCCGTTTTGTCCGCCGCCGCTCCCGCACGCAGTCAGCACAAGCGCCAGCAGCGCCAGGCTCATCATCCATTTCATCATTTTCATGAAAAAACTCCCCTTTCAACCCTCATCCTAATTCTCTTCCTTGCTCTTTTTACCCGCTGCCTGCTTAATGCTGCCAGTGAATCCGGGCTTCCCCGCAAAAAAACTTAACGCTTGTCCAAACGCCGGGAAATCGCATTTCCGGCAAACTGAATGCCCTGCACCAAAATAATCATCAGCACGATGACGGCAACCATCAGCTCCGTTTCGAAGCGCTGGTAGCCGTAGCGGATGGCAAAATCGCCGACCCCGCCGCCGCCGACCACCCCCATGACCGTGGAGTAGGAAATAAAGCTGATCGTCGAGGAGGTCAGTCCAAGCACCAGACCGGAACGGGCTTCCACCAGTAAAAATTTGAAAATGATAGCCAGCTTCGAGGCCCCCATGGCCCGGGCCGCCTCCATCACGCCGCGCGGCACCTCCAGCAGCGACTGCTCCACGAACCGCGAATAAATCGCCACCGCCACGATCGCCAGCGGCACGGAAGCGGCCAGTGTTCCAATCGCGGTGCCCACAATCAAGCGGGTGAGCGGAATCATGAACACGACCAGCAGCAAAAACGGAAAGGAGCGTACAATGTTCACAGCGCTGTTCAGAACGGCCGACCAGCCGCGATGTTCGTACAGCTGCCCTTTGCTGGTCAGAAACATCAGCGTGCCGAGCGGAAACCCAAGCAGGATAGCCGCGGCCAGCGAGATACCGACCATCATAAACGTTTCGCCGATCGCTTCCCCGATCTGAGCGCGGTATTGCAGCACATCGTGCCACATGGCGGCAAAATCAAACATGGCGCCCCTCCGTTCCTGCGAGCAGCTGCTCCCGGTAGGACATCGCAAGTGCAGACTTATCCGCCGCACCCCGGCGCTGCCCCAGAGGGAACGTATCCGTCAGCCTTCCGTTCTCCATGACGGACACGGTGTCGCAGAGGCTTTTCACGACCTCCATTTCGTGGGTCACGATCACGATCGTTACTCCAAGGGTGTCGCGGATATGCCTCAGCACCTCCAAAATTTCCGCCGTCGTCCGCGGGTCGAGCGACGAGGTCGGCTCATCGCAGAGCAGCACGTCCGGCCGGTTCGCCAGGGCCCGGGCGATCGCCACCCGCTGTTTTTGCCCGCCGCTTAAGGCCGACGGATACTGCTTCGCCTTGTCCGGCAGGCCAACGAACCGCAGACACTCATCCACGCGCTCGGCGCGCTCGCGTCTTGGGGTCCCGGCCAATTCAAGCGGCACCGATATGTTGCCGCTGACCGTCCGGTTATTCAGCAGATGAAACTGCTGGAAAATCATCCCGATCGACCGGCGCACCTTCCGCAGCGCAGCCTCCGGGAGAACTGTCAGTTCCCGCCCCATGACGGTAATTCTCCCGCGGTCGGGCAGCTCCAAAGCGTTCATCATCCGCAGCAGCGTCGATTTGCCGGCCCCGCTCGCTCCGATAATGCCGTGAATCGTCCCTTTCTCGACGGCAAGGGACACATCCTGCACCGCTTCCAACTGACCGTCCGGCAAGCGGTATGTTTTGCTCACATGCTCCAGGGTGATGATAAGCCCCTCCCCCTTTCTTTGCGCCAAAACTACTGTACTAGTTATTTAAAACTACTGTTATATAAGTTATTCACCATCTGATTATAGACTATGTTTTTATCTGTGTCACCATTTTATATTATCTATTACAAGAATGAACTCGAGAAGAATCCGCTCCTCAAGACCTCTAATGGGCGAGCTTAAAACATGGGGGCACGTTAAAGGACTGCCGGAGCGATTAAAGGACTGTCAGTGCAATTAAAGGGTGTAAGGAGGACACGCGGCCTGCGTTTTTGTGGAGTTCATGAAAATAGCGGTAAAAAAGGTCCTTATGTTCCCCAAAAAAGGTGTGCAACGAAAATAGAGGACTTTTTTACCGCTATTTCAGAAAAACGGGGGACAAACATGTGCTTTTTCCAAGCTAGTCCCCAAATAACGGCAAAAATAGAGCTAGAATAAAAAGTGGACACCTCGTTAAGAGAAAAAGATAATGGAACTATCTGAGGAGGTGTTCACATGGGTGAACAACGGAAACGATATAACGAAGAATTTAAGAGACAAACGGTAAAATATCTCCAAGAACAGACAAAGTCGGTGGAGGACGTAGCCTTGGAGCTAGATATCCCAGCAAAGACATTGCATTCCTGGAAGGCGAAATACCGTGAGTTTAAGAACGAACCCATCACAAACGTCGAACGCGTTCGGGAACTCGAACAACTCTTGAAAGACAAAGAGCGTGAACTCCGCGAAAGCCAGCAGCGTATCGCCGATGTGGAAGAGGAACTGGCCATCGTAAAAAAAGCAGTGCACATCTTCAGCAAACCAAAGAAGTAAGGTTTCAGTTTATTGAAGATCACCGCTCCGAGTTTTCTTTGGAGAAGATGTGCCAGGTTTTTAGAGTTTCCCGGAGCGGCTACTACAAATGGCGAAACAAAAAGCCGAGTGAGCGAGCATTGCGTAAGTTACACCTGCTGAAAAGGATTACTTATCACTTCAACGATTCCGAGCAGCGTTACGGGGCCCCTAAAATCACGTACTTGCTGAATCAGGAAGGCGAGAACGTAACGGAGAGGACGATTGGTTTATACATGCGGGAGCTCGGCTTTCGCGCCTGTGTCGCACGTAAATACAAAGTGCAAACTACCGATTCTAACCATGACTTACCGATTGCTCCCAATATCCTTAACCAGCAGTTTCAAGTGAACAAACCCAATAAGGTTTGGGTTACCGACATTACGTACATTCCTTGTAGAGAAGGTCGGCTGTACCTTGCCAGCGTTATGGACCTATGCACCCGTGAGATCGTGGGCTGGCGTTTGAATGACCGAATGACAACCGATCTTGTTCTGGACGCTCTGAAGGATGCCTATGTGGCCAAAAGGCCTAAAAAAGGGCTCATTCATCATTCGGATCGAGGGAGCCAATATGCGTCCCACAAGTACAGAGAACAACTCAAAATTTACAAAATGACAGCCAGCATGAGCCGCAAAGGCAACTGCTACGACAATGCTTGTATTGAATCCTTTCACAGCATCCTCAAGAAGGAGTTGATTTACTGCAAGCGATTTAAGACCAAGCAGCAAGCCTATGACGAGATCTACCGTTACATTGAATTCTTCTACAACCGAAAACGGATCCATGGTTCACTCGGCTATTTGTCACCGGTTCGCTTTGCTGCGCAATTTAATAAGAGAAAAGTTGCTTAAAAGGGTGTCCACTTTCTTGACAGAGGTCCAAAATGCCGCTATTTTGCGTAGAAAGGGGAGAACTCACAAAATAACGGCATAAAATACCTCTATTTCCGGCAGAGGTTTGGTGTGGTGTGGCGTGGAGATAAAAGCGGGGACGCAGCCGGTCAAATCGCCGGCATCACATTGCCGCCGCTGACCGGAATGTACGCGCCCGTAATAAAGCCGGCCAAATCGGATGCGAGGAACGCCACGGCGTTGGCGATATCCTGGTCCTCGCCCCGCCGCTTCAACGGAACGCCGGCGATGTAAGCCGAATCGTTCCGTTCCTCTAAGTTTCGTTCCCGCTCGCTGATCGTCCAGCCCGGGGCCACCTGGTTGACGGTGATCTGATGCTCGCCGACCTCTTTGGCCAGTACGCGGTATACGCCGTCCATCCCTCTTTTGCCGGCCGTGTAGGCCGATTGATTCGGGAAATTCTGCATCGCGCATTCGGTGTTGATCCCGATAAAACGTCCGTATTTTTTCTCCATCATTGCCGGAATAAACGCTTTGGCGAGAAATACGCTCTGCAGCACACACGATTCGAACTGGCTGACGTAGTCCGATGCAGGCTGCTCCAGCACGGACATCCAGTCGTATTGCACGACGGCGTTGGCGGCGACGATATCCGGATCGCCCAGGTTCTCCCGGATTTCTTTTTTCATATGCACCGTGGACGCTTCCTTCGTGACATCGCCCTGCACAATCATCGCCGATCCGCCCGCCGCCGTTATTTCGTCAAGCAGTTCCTGCGCTTTGGCTTCGTTATTCATGTAATGAATGGCCACCTTGGCCCCGCACCCGGCCAGCGTCCGGGCCATCACCCGTCCCAGTTGCCCCGTTGCTCCAGTGATCAAAGCAATTTTTCCCGTCAGATCGATTTTTAGCATACCCATGTTATCCTTTCGCCCCTTGCGATTTCAGCTAATTTAGCGGTCCGCTTCGGACAGCTCTATGCCAATTCTACCATTTGAGCTTTCGTAAGCCTTCAGTACCGAATCGAGCAGTCCGGGAAAGCGGTACTCCAGATCCTCCTCCCGCAGCGACAGAAAGCGCTGGGTTCCCTGGATGCGCGTAAACACAACCCCCGCCTCGCGCAGCGTGCGGGCATGATGGGACAATGTCGATTTGGCGACCGGCACGTCGAAGCAGTTGCACGGCTGCTCGCCCTTTTTGCGGATTTCGGCCACGACGCTTAACCGTACGGGATCGCTAAGGGCATACAGTATGGAAGACAACTGGATTTCTTCCCGGTCCGGATGATACAGCACTTTCATCGAAAAAACCCCTTTGTACATATATTGATCTGCCATCGATTAAAAATCGCGTAAAAGAAATTTTATCTTTTTTTCGATTCCCTAATTGCATTTTAAACGATGGCATGCTATATTTCAATCGTTCGATTACAATCGAACAATAAAACAAATAAAGAGTGGGTGAAATGCTGCATGAATGTTGTATCAACCGAAATTCCCGCGCTCCCTTCCTCCGAAACCTCTATAAAGAAGGAAGGGCTGCTGACACTTTTGCTCGGACTCGCCGTCGTCCTGGTCATCATGAATACGGCCATGTTTAACCTGGCGCTGCCCGACGTAACCGAAACGTTTGGCCTCACGGCTTCCGTTTCCTCCTTGATTGTCACCGGCTATTCGATTATGTTTGCCATTTCATCCATTACGTTTAGCCGGCTCGCAGACTTTCTGCCCATCCGGAGGCTGCTGGCGGTCGGGCTGCTGACGCTGGGGCTTGCCGCCGTAGCCGGACTGTTCAGCACCAGCTTCTGGTTTTTGCTCGCCGTACGCGTGATCCAGG from Paenibacillus macerans includes:
- a CDS encoding ArsR/SmtB family transcription factor; protein product: MKVLYHPDREEIQLSSILYALSDPVRLSVVAEIRKKGEQPCNCFDVPVAKSTLSHHARTLREAGVVFTRIQGTQRFLSLREEDLEYRFPGLLDSVLKAYESSNGRIGIELSEADR
- a CDS encoding methionine ABC transporter permease; the protein is MFDFAAMWHDVLQYRAQIGEAIGETFMMVGISLAAAILLGFPLGTLMFLTSKGQLYEHRGWSAVLNSAVNIVRSFPFLLLVVFMIPLTRLIVGTAIGTLAASVPLAIVAVAIYSRFVEQSLLEVPRGVMEAARAMGASKLAIIFKFLLVEARSGLVLGLTSSTISFISYSTVMGVVGGGGVGDFAIRYGYQRFETELMVAVIVLMIILVQGIQFAGNAISRRLDKR
- a CDS encoding SDR family NAD(P)-dependent oxidoreductase, whose product is MLKIDLTGKIALITGATGQLGRVMARTLAGCGAKVAIHYMNNEAKAQELLDEITAAGGSAMIVQGDVTKEASTVHMKKEIRENLGDPDIVAANAVVQYDWMSVLEQPASDYVSQFESCVLQSVFLAKAFIPAMMEKKYGRFIGINTECAMQNFPNQSAYTAGKRGMDGVYRVLAKEVGEHQITVNQVAPGWTISERERNLEERNDSAYIAGVPLKRRGEDQDIANAVAFLASDLAGFITGAYIPVSGGNVMPAI
- a CDS encoding methionine ABC transporter ATP-binding protein — encoded protein: MITLEHVSKTYRLPDGQLEAVQDVSLAVEKGTIHGIIGASGAGKSTLLRMMNALELPDRGRITVMGRELTVLPEAALRKVRRSIGMIFQQFHLLNNRTVSGNISVPLELAGTPRRERAERVDECLRFVGLPDKAKQYPSALSGGQKQRVAIARALANRPDVLLCDEPTSSLDPRTTAEILEVLRHIRDTLGVTIVIVTHEMEVVKSLCDTVSVMENGRLTDTFPLGQRRGAADKSALAMSYREQLLAGTEGRHV